The following DNA comes from Seriola aureovittata isolate HTS-2021-v1 ecotype China chromosome 15, ASM2101889v1, whole genome shotgun sequence.
CACAACTAGATGAGTGCTGCAGGTCTTCAAGGCTTTACTGTTCAAAGTCTTGTTCTTACTGGTCAGACAGACTACTGTAATCTTGGTATAGGTGAGAACCATGCTGCCTATAGAAGCTGTGAACATGACTACAGTGACAATGATGCCATACACATTATTGATGAACACACTCTCACAGGAGAGTTTGAACAGCGCAGCATTGCTACAATAAAGGCCTCTGATCATAGTCCTGCATCGGTTCAGTCTTATGGTCAGACCGACCATAATCCCGACCAGAACAAAGGATACTCCCCAGGCAGAAACTGTCAGCTTCACCAACATTTTGTTGGTCATTATGGCAGTGTAACGCAGGGGATTGCAGATGGCCACATATCTGTCAAAGGCCATAATCATGAGCACTGTCTGAACAGTGGTACCGTACATATGTATGGTGAAAGCTTGGATCACACATTCATAATAACTGATGAGACGTTCAGAGGGAGGATGCAACATGTCTATGAGCAAACGGGGCAAAATGATAGAGTTTCCAAGTATGTCATTGATTGACAGGTTCCAAAAAAGTAGATACATAGGCTGGTGAAGGTTTTTGTCCAGGAAAACAAGAACAGCAATGGCAAAATTtgcaacaataataaatatgtatgagaaaaagagcaaaagaaacaaaagtatGACAAAGCCTTTAGAGACATTTAACCCCTCCAACTGGATTATGATGCTGTTGTAGGTGTAGTTTTCCATCAacctgtgaaaaaaacagatataaGTGAATATGCTATACATTAAATTACTATACAGTTTGACTGTGATTAGAGGTTCTACCTACTGTGATTGAGTCTGGTTAAAATCTCTTGTCTTCCCTTTCTTGTGTCTCCctgctcattgttgataatattCACCAGCTCCAATCAAGCTCTCCTTGGCTTTAAGGTTTTATAAACACGATTTTATCTTCAGGGGAATCAGTTACCTTTACGTCAGATAATGTGTGATGCAACAATAATAAACGATTACGCTGCAACATGCAAGTTTTAGCTCTAAGACAAGAAAGAGTAAATTTGTCTATCTGTTCAGGTCAATGCTTGGTGATTAGCAATTACAAAGCCACTGTATGTGATCAGTTATTCAGTTGGTATTGACTATTTACTCCATTTTTGAGGATACCATTTTTGCCCTAATACAGTACTATGCTTTTATCATTATATTAGCacaaataagaataagaattatTAATGCTAACACATAACAAGTAGCTTTACCATAAATATGTGTGGCACAGCCAGGAGTCGTATCCATGGCCTGTACCATCTGGCTCTGGTacaggaaaaaaatctgttctgAAGCCCCCAAGCAGTAACTTTGGTACTCTTCAAAAGTTCTAAGACACCttaatttttttcacatgttgttTAGCCTCATgctaaagttaaaaataaataaataaatggaattgccacctcgtggttgtatccctccgccactcagaccaGTTACAgtttacatccctgtttatccaaattcatagaaaatatgaacaatttgtgtgaaattttgtcataattgctgtatgaagtcttgagtaatggctaaaagtgttttgtgagctCACATTgtacttgacctttgaccacctaaatcagtttatccttgagtcacagtggacattttaatgctaaATGTAACGGCTTCCTTGAAGAATTCTTGATATATCGCGTTCATAAgaccaaaactgtgttttgttagGTCCCTGTGAccttgaccaccaaagtctaatcagtttgtcccaGACTGCAAGTGAACATTGGtgccaaatatttttatactaatTGGCCCAATTTTACAGTGGCTCACCGTTGGAAAAACTCCAGGTACTCCCGATTGTCAGTCCACCCTTGGTTTGTGGTATCTAGCGATGGTCCAACCACCACAGGTGACTTGGATATAAATGACAAATGCAATGGACATTCCACTACCTACCAGTGGGCTCACCACTTGCAGGAAGAGTCAGCGGGGTCCGGTGCATTGTGGATTGGGCAGCAGACCAAGGCGGGAGCCTTGGCGGTCCGATCCTCGTTTACGGAAACTGTTTTTTGGAACATGGAACGTCACCTCTCTGGCGGGAAAGGAGCTGTAGCTTGTGGAAGAGGGGGAACGGTGCCGGCTAGATATAGTCGGCCTCACCTCAACACATAGCTTCGGCTCCGGAACCCAAGTCCTTGAGAGGGGCTGGACTTTCCTCTTTAATGGCGTTGCTCCGGGGGAGAGGCGGAGGGCCAGGGTGGGCTTTTTGGTGGCCCCCaggctctctgcctgtgtgttggGGTTCACCCCGGTGGACGACAGGATTGCGTCCCTGCGCCTCTGGGTCGGGGATCGGGTTCTGACTGTTCTCGGTGCTTATGCGCCGAACAGCATTTCAGACTACCCGCCCATTTTGGAGTACTTGGGACAGGTGCTGGAAAGTGCCCTGAAAGGGGACTCCATTGTCCTATTGGGAGACTTCAACGCTCACGTGGGCAATGACAGCGTGACCTGGAGGGGTGTGGTAGGGAAGAACGGCCTGCCCGATCTGAACCCGAGTGGTGTTCAGTTACTGGACTTCTGTGCTAGTCACAGTTTGGCCATAACTAACACCATGTTCAAGCCTAAGGATGTCCACAGGTGCACATGGCACCAGGACACCCTAGGTCGCCGGTCTATGATCGACTTTGTAGTCGTATCATCAGACCTGCGGCCGTATGTTTTGGACACTcgggtgaagagaggagcagagctgtGTACTGACCACCACCTGGTggtgagttggatcagatggcggGGGAAGACGCCGCGCAGACCTGGCAGGCCCAAACGGGTTGAGAGGGTCTGCTGGGAAAGCCTGGCGGAAGAACCCGTCAAGATGATTTTCAACTCACGCCTCTGGCAGAGTTTCGATCGCGTCCCGAGAGCGGTGGGGGACATTGAGTCCGAATGGgccttgttctgctctgctgttgttgaggcGGCTGTTGCGAGCTGCGGCCGCGGGGTAGCTGGGGCCAGTCGTGGCGGTAACCCCCGTACCCGCTGGTGGACACCGGCGGTGGGGGAAGCCgtcaggctgaagaaggaggcctaCAGGGCGTGGTTGGCCTGTGGGTCTCCGGAATCAGCTGACTGGTACCGGCGGGCCAAGTGGAGCGCGGCCGCGGCAGTTGCTGAGGCAAAAACTCGGGCGTGGGAGGAGTTCGGTGAGATTATGGAGGAAGACTATCGATCGGCTCCAAAAAGGTTCTGGCAAACCATCCGGCGCCTCGGGGGGGAAGGCGGCAACTcgctcacactgtttacagtggggGCGGGGAGCTGCTGACGTCAACTGAGGAGCCGGATGGTATTATATTTAGACGGTGGAAGGAATACTTTAAGGAGCTCCTCAATCCCACCAACACGTATTCCATGGAGGAAACAGAGCCAAGAGACCTGGGGATGGATGATCTAATCTCCGGGGCAGAAGTCGTCGAGGTAGTGAACGAACTGCGCGGTGGTGGAGCCCCTGGGGTTGATGAGATCCGCCCTGGGTATCTCAaggctctggatgttgtagGGACATCGGGAGCAGTGCCTCTGGAATGGTGGCAAACCGGGGTTGtggtccccatctttaagaGGGGTGACCAGAGGGTGTGTTCCAACTACCGGGGAATtacactcctcagcctccccGGTAAGGTTTATGCCAGGGTACTGGAAATGAGGGTCCGGTCGTTAGTCGAACCTCATTtcgaggaggagcaatgtggttGTCGTCCTGGACGtggaactgtggaccagctctttaccctcACTAAGGTGCTGGAGGGGGCATGGGAGTTTGCCTTCCAGTCCAcgtgttttgtggatttggagaaggCTTACAACCGTGTTCCCAGGGGCACCCTGTTGGGGGCACTCCGggagtatggggtggatggcccCTTGTTAGCAGCCATTAAGTCCCtgtaccaaaggagtgtgagtctggtttgcgtagccggcagtaagtcggacctgttccttgtgagggttggactccgtcagggctgccctttgtcaccagttctgttcataacttttatggacagaatttctaggcgcagccgggtggtggagggggttgggttcggtggcgggaggatctcgtctctgctttttgtgGATGATGTGGTCCTCTTAGCTTCATCGAGCACcgaccttcagctctcgctGGGGCGGTTGGCAGCCGAGTGTGAAGCGGCTGGGATGaagatcagcacctccaagtctgaggccatggttctcagctGGAAACGGGTGGATTGCCCGCTCCGGGTCGGGGGAGAGGCtctgcctcaggtggaggagtttaagtatctcgggatcttgttcacgagtgagggtaggatggaacgggagatcgacaggcggattggGGTGGCATCAGCAGTGATGCGGGCGctgaatcggtccgttgtggggaagagAGAGCTAATCTGGAAGGCGAAGCTCTCGATTTTCCGGTCGGTGGATGCATATATAGTCATTGCCCAGCTGTTGATCATGGTTGAATAAATATACTGTCTATCAGCCCTCAATATCTTGTTAATCtctaaataatattttattgctCACGTGTTTATTGACATATAGGATGAATATATTGTATCTCCCCTTCATGTAAAACGTAgtatgtcatttgttttaatgtaacAGGCCATCAAGAACctatgtgaatatgtgtgcaGCGTAAAAATAATTAGTGTGAAGTTCCTTGTTACAGCCTTGAATTTCTCCATCGGCTTGCCTGTTTATCTCAACAATCTCATCAAAagatacagtggcttcagaaagtattcagaccagATCACTTTTGtagttttagatttaatttgaaatggatGAAATTTTTTTCCATCAATGTCCACTCAATAACCCATAACCCACGCCCAGCCTTTAAAGTGAAACATCTataaatgttttacatgaaGATGCAGGTAGTTTATGATACAAAATAGCAAGAaattttgtgttgtctttgtacTCTGGGAAGCAATGCAGAATATTGTTAGACATTCAACTGAGCAATGTAATCAGATACACAACCAGATGAGTGCCGCAGGTCCTCAGGGCATTATCTATGGCAGGACTCTCATTAACTCCTTGTGCAAAACACAATGAACAACATACTGAGGCATTCTTCATCCTTATGTGATGCTATTAAGTTTGATACATAAAGAAAACTAACTTTGACAGGTTTTTCATAACATTGGAAAACCTTTCTGGGGCTCGAACCATTTTGATAAGAATTTTCGTATCTCTTTGGACTGCGCACCATAAATAATTGGGTTGAGGCCACTCGGGATGATTTGAAACAAAAGGCTAGAAATTTTTCTGTGCTCTGTGTACTGTGGGAAGCGATGCAGAATAATCGTTAATGTTCCACTGAACAACATAATCAGATACACAACTAGATGAGTGCTGCAGGTCTTCAAGGCTTTACTGTTCAAAGACTTGTTCTTACTGGTCAGACAGACGACAGTAATCTTGGTATAGGTGAGAACCATGCTGCCTATAGAAGCTGTAAACATGACTACAGTGACAATGATGCCATACACATTATTGATGAACACACTCTCACAGGAGAGTTTGAACAGTGCAGCATTGCTACAATAAAGGCCTCTGATCATAGTCATGCATCGGTTCAGTCTTATGGTCAGACTGACCATAATCCCGACCAGAACAAAGGATACTCCCCAGGCAGAAACTGTCAGCTTCACCAACATTTTGTTGGTCATTATGGCAGCGTAACGCAGGGGATTGCAGATGGCCACATATCTGTCAAAGGCCATAATCATGAGCACTGTCTGAACAGTGGTACCGCACATATGTATGATGAAAGCTTGGATCACACATTCATAATAACTGATGAGACGATCAGAAGGAGGATGCAACATGTCTATGAGCAAACGGGGCAAAATGATAGAGCTTCCAAGTATGTCATTGATTGACAGGTTCCAAAACAGGAGATACATAGGCTGGTGAAGGTTTTTGTCCAggaaaacaagaacaacaatgCCACCATTCacaacaattataaacaagtatgagaaaaatataaaaagaaacacagtgtaGACATAGTCCTCTGAGACATTTAACCCCTCCAGCTGGAGTGTGAAGCTGTTGTAGGTGTAGTTTTCCATCAACctgtaaaaacagcagatacaAGTGAATATGctatacattacattactacACAGTTTGACTGTGATCAGaagtatgtatttatttcatgaaaataaagtaaacaaacGGATAGCTTCTATAAAtatttagaaattaaaaaataaaatatcataaactGCGATTTGGCCCCTTCTCTGAATGGTCAGGGTGAAAGTAGATTCAAGTGAATGTGccatacattacattactatgTAGTTTGACTGTGTTTAGAGGTTCTACCTACTGTGATTGAGTCTGGTTTCAATCTCTTGTCTTCCCTTTCTTGTGTCTCCctgctcattgttgataatattCACCAGCTCCAATCAAGCTCTCCTTGGCTTTAAGGTTTTATAAACACGATTTTATCTTCAGGGGAATCAGTTACCTTTACGTCAGTTAATGTGTGATGCAACAATAATAAACTATTATGCTTCAACACGCAACTTTTAACTCTAAGACAAGAAAGAGTAAATTTGTCTATCTGTTCAGGTCAATGTTTGGTGATTAGCAATTACAAAGCCACTGTATGTGATCAGTTATTCAGTTGGTATTGACTATTTACTCCATTTTTGAGGATACCATTTTTGCCCTAATACAGTACTATGCTTTTATCATTATATTAGCacaaataagaataagaattatTAATGCTAACACATAACAAGTAGCTTTACCATAAACATGTGTGGCACAGCCAGGAGTAGTATCCATGGCCTGTACCATCTGGCTCTGGTACAGGAAAAGAATCTGTTATGCAGCCCCCAAGCAGCAACTTTTGTACTCTTCAAAAGTTCTAAGACACCataatttttttcacatgttgttTAGCCTCATgctaaagttaaaaataaataaataaatggaattgccacctcgtggttgtatccctccaccactcagaccAGTTACAgtttacatccctgtttatctagaatcata
Coding sequences within:
- the LOC130182535 gene encoding olfactory receptor 146-like; amino-acid sequence: MENYTYNSIIIQLEGLNVSKGFVILLFLLLFFSYIFIIVANFAIAVLVFLDKNLHQPMYLLFWNLSINDILGNSIILPRLLIDMLHPPSERLISYYECVIQAFTIHMYGTTVQTVLMIMAFDRYVAICNPLRYTAIMTNKMLVKLTVSAWGVSFVLVGIMVGLTIRLNRCRTMIRGLYCSNAALFKLSCESVFINNVYGIIVTVVMFTASIGSMVLTYTKITVVCLTSKNKTLNSKALKTCSTHLVVYLIMLLSGTLTIILHRFPQYAEHRKVSSLLFQIIPSGLNPIIYGAQSKEIRKFLSKWFKPQKVFPTL
- the LOC130182763 gene encoding olfactory receptor 10AG1-like is translated as MENYTYNSFTLQLEGLNVSEDYVYTVFLFIFFSYLFIIVVNGGIVVLVFLDKNLHQPMYLLFWNLSINDILGSSIILPRLLIDMLHPPSDRLISYYECVIQAFIIHMCGTTVQTVLMIMAFDRYVAICNPLRYAAIMTNKMLVKLTVSAWGVSFVLVGIMVSLTIRLNRCMTMIRGLYCSNAALFKLSCESVFINNVYGIIVTVVMFTASIGSMVLTYTKITVVCLTSKNKSLNSKALKTCSTHLVVYLIMLFSGTLTIILHRFPQYTEHRKISSLLFQIIPSGLNPIIYGAQSKEIRKFLSKWFEPQKGFPML